From Neomonachus schauinslandi chromosome 4, ASM220157v2, whole genome shotgun sequence:
CACTGGCTGGGTCCGGTGCCCCTCCTTTGGGCCCACGCTCCCTTCTTTGCTAGAATTCAGCTCAGCAGATTGGTGTCTTATATCTGCCCTGTCCAAACCATGAGCTAAAGGCAGGGACCAAggatttatttgacttttttatcCCTGACGCCTAACACATTTGtcggcatttaataaatgtttgttgaatgatttagaaaatattataaatccaGTGATTTACTCTCTAGAATATATGAGGTTTGGTTCATGTTCTGAGTCAATAGATCTTGGTTGTTGTTCTTCATCCTAAAAAATGCCGGTTTGGTTTGCAGGAAGTtagttaaaggaagaaaaaaaaaattaaatggatgaAATTTGAAGTTCAACAAATTAAGAGTTTGTCCTGCTTTCGCCGTTATGGTTCAGATTAAATGTCTTCTGTAAAGGGCCCATGTGCTCCCCAAACTCCCAGAAACCACCTGGAACCCTGTCCCCAGGGACACCAAAGCCGAGACATTAAAAGCCCAGGATCCAACAGACCACCACAGCTGGCAAGGAGCCAAACACGTGCAAACCCAAGATGGAGTTTTCAAGGGCCGTTAATTCCcttgaagaaaaatggaaaccagATGCTTCCCCCTAGGAAAAGAGAGTGGTAAGGACAACAGCGGGATAGGTAGTGTGGAGGGGGGCAGTCTGGGCTTCATGAGCGATGCTTACCCACCGTTAACCccaacaaactgaaggttctttTTGGTCCCATTACCTCCTGCACGGAAGCCatagtctttctttttcattatggATTTAAGGCTGGTCGACGGGGAGATCTCTAGGTAGACACAACATCACAGGTTAGAATGATCTTGGGGATGTCCCAGAATGCAGCACAACCGGGACTCTTGCTTTGAGGGGAGACAGGCTGAAGGCATGGGAGGAGGTAGAAAGGGACAGAGATCTAGATCATGTAAATCAGATATTGTGAAGGTCTTTGAGGAGGCCCGGCCTTCTAGTCAACACCAGCCCAACTGTCCCTGTTCACAAGCCCCTCTGTGTGTGGATGACAGAGTGGAGTTCCTGGAGCACTCTTCCAGAAGAGCCGTGTGTGCCATCACTGTCCCTGTCTTAGCCGACTTGCTCAGTGAACGGCGGGGCAGGCGCAGAACCCCATACACACGACTCCTGTTCCCGCGCCCACCTCGGCCCGAGGGCACCTCCGCGGTCTTTCCTGGCTTACGTGCCACTTGACACCTGGGATGTGGGGTAGGCATGGCAGACGCGTGAGCAAGAGCACGTCTGTTTTGCTGTGCTCAAAGGTATCGGAGGCATTTTCCAATGGGCAAGACTGGAATTAGCACCGAAATAATGAAAAAAGCAGCCCATTCGTGATCTGCAGCAGGACGCAGGCTTGCACACTGCTCGTTGAGCAAAGCAAAATATGGTTCCACTTTACTCAACAGAAAGGAGCGTGTAACTTGTTACAAGAGAAGTGCTGCTCAGCCCAAGGGTCGACTTCCACATGTAGCATTCAGTCtctctcctacacacacacacgcacacgcacacgcacacacagaaaATATTCAGTGGAATATTTCAGATCTCAATACAGTGCTCCTTCAAAACCAGGCTAGAGCGAACCCCTAAATGCAAGAACCAGAGAGGACCACAGGAAGGCAAGAGCCCAGGAAACAATGAAGGGAGGCTGAGGATTAGAGCACGCACAGCCAGGGCCCGTCTTGCCCTAGACATTGCCTTCATGCTACGCAAGTGAGAAACGGGCGCCGCCCGGGTGGACACGGTGCTGCAGACTTGGCAAGTGAGTGGGGGCTGAATTTCAGCCCCCGTGTGCCTTCCTGGCTGGCATCTTTGTGCCCTGTGCTATCTGTGCCAGCCGTATGTGGTGGCCCTGCAGTCAGTCCCAGCCTTAGAGCCAGGACAAGAGTTAGGGGCACAGGGCCTCCACTGTTACATAGATCGGCGTTTCTTCCACTGGGTTCCTGGAGGCGCTTGAaccttttgaaaaatatacacaTGCAATTCAAACCCCTATTCCCTTTGACTCGTCAGGTAAAGGAGAAATGGCTCCCTGCCTTGGGCACCAGTATTTACCCATgggcggggaggcagagggggccgGGGGCTCCCTCTGGGGTGGAGCGTGGGCCGAGTAGGCGGACAGCAGCAGGTTGAGGGAGCTCAGCAGCTGGCTCTGGATGCTGCTGAGCTTGGAGGCGGGCTGCTTGATGGCGCTGGCCAGCTCCGGGTACCCGTGCTCCAGGCAGCTCCACTGCTCCTGCAGGAGTTCCTGGATCTTCTTAACGTATTGGCCGATAGTGGCATCTGTGGGCGAGCTTGGTGGCCTCCCCAGGTGCTCCTTCCCCGGCAGCTCTGAGCTGGTCTCCTCTCGCCCTGCTGCTGGGGGCGTCTTTCTGTCGCTGCTCCATGAAGCGTGCCCTGCTCCCCCGCCCAGACCCTCGGCTCCTACCTGAGGGCTTCCCTCCTGCTCAGGGCCTGCTTCTTCGATCCTCAGCTCAGTGGAGAGGCAGCTAGGTAAAGAGGGGGCGAGGACCACCTCGGGTCCTTGTGGCAGTGACAGCTGTGGTGGTGGCACGAATTCTGCTGGGCTCCGATCCCCCCGTTTGTGGCTGGCCTGCCCCCCTAAGAGGCCATTCTCCTGTCCTCTGGCCCTCCAGCTTTCAGATCCTGTGCTGCCCACAAGGTTGACCTCAATGCTCTTGTCACAGGACTCCCTGGGCAAGAGTCTATGCAGGGGGTCAGTGTTGACCGTGGCGTCAGCGTGGCCCCGAATGTCTCTGGTGTTCTCGTGGCTAAGCTTTTCTGCCAGTCGAGCTACAGTGTGTTCTAGCTCTTGAATCCTCTGCCCTCTGGCCTTGatttcctcctcctgctgctggaGGGCAGCTCTGACCTGGGCCAGTTCCTCGGTTCTTCCAGACAGCTCACCCTCGAGGGCAGAGAGCCGTTGCTTCAGGCTGGAGATGCTTTGGGGATCCACCGCGGGGAGGCCCAGGCTTGCCTCCGTGACCCGGATGCCAATGCTCCTCACATCTATTTCCacaggtggtgggggtgggatcTCGCTGATGTTGAGCTCGATTTCTTCTAGGGGGAACTCATTCTCAGGAATGGGTGATGGCAGCGGTGGGGGGCTGGGTGTTGGGGAGCCAGGGGTGACCACCACCTCTGTTTCTCTGGTTTTGTGTTCGTCTTCTTCATCCTCCAGAACAACAAGTGCATCCTGGGATAAGACGGGAGGacttgggagagagaggggatttggagcctcctcttcctcttcgtCCTCGGGAGGCTCAGTGCCCTCCTGGACCAGCTCTGGAATCCCTGGCACCACGTCCCCAAACTCTCTGACTTTGGGTTGCGTTGTTGCTCGTGGGGTGGAGTTCTGAAAACCTGCAAATCCGTCTGCAGGGCCAAAGGCGCCATCACAGACACTGCCTTCACCCTGAAGTGGAGGGAGGGCCGGAGGTGTGGGGGGACCTGAGTTTAGGCTTGAGTCCTCTGAGGCCCTGTTTTGTAGCAGTGTGGCTGGCATGCTGGACGCTCTCAAGAGCTGGGGCCGTCCACTCCCGGGGGCTGGCTCGGCCTCCCTGGGCGCAACAGCCTCCAAATGTCTGGCTGTCTCTGCCAGTAGGGCCTTCCTGTGGTAGCTCACCTCACTCCCGCTGGTGGAGGCTTGCGGGTGTTCACCAGGGGGCAGCGACTGGGCTCGCTCCTCTGTCCCCAGCGACACCTTCTTCGGCACCACTGGGGACCAGTTTTGGTGGGGAAGAGCAGCATGGGGGCGAGCCCTGCTGTCGGGGAGGCTGAAGTTTCGAGGCAAGGTGCTGAACTTGGCCTGCTTGGCCCTTCTGTGGATAGGAATCCTTCTGATGGTGTTTCCCTTCTCAATGTCATCCACGTACTTGAGGAAGTCCAGGTCCAGATGAAAGCCATACGGGGTCTCCACAGAGTAGGGGTGGCTCTTTGGAGGGCCTTTCTCTTCATCCCCCTGAGAGGAGGACTGGTCTTTGGCTGGGAGACATGTAAAAAGGAAGCACAATGTTAATAAGAATTATGGGTGGTGAGGCCTAATATGTGTGATTTAGACTTAATGCTCTCACGTGAGACTTCTCCTAAATGTCCCTGTCTCTAAATTAAGCTGAGATGCTCACAGTCTTCCGGCCATGCTGAGAATCCAGTTTATTAAATCAGTGTGTACTTAGCCAATGTCTGCAAGGAAATAGGTAGAGGAAATAGTTTCTAATTTGCAGTATTCATCTCAGTTATTGCTGTGGAATCTGCTGGCAGGCCAGCAAAATAAAATAGTCTCATACTGTTTTTCTGGGTTTGAGGCATGTAATGGCTGAACTCAAGTGGCCAGGAATCTGCCAGATCAGGGTGCTAATTGGCAATTATGAATATTGAGTGTTTTGAAGGATAAGGTACACAATTGCCTCGACATTATGACAGAACCTCGCATTACTCAAATGGATACTAGGAAATCTTGCTGAAGCCAGAGGTATCAAGGAGTTATGCCTTCTACATTATGTAAGCGTCCTCATCTGGGTGAGCCTTCAGGCACATGAAGATCAGAGAGAACTGGCATGTGTAATCATGCACAGCCCATGCTCTTTCGCACCTGAAAACTGCTTAGTGCTTAACAAACATGAACCTCACTTTCAAAAACTcatgtcaaggggcgcctgggtggctcagtcgttaagtgtctgccttcggctcaggtcatggtcccagggtcctgggatcgagccccatgtcgggctcgctgctcagcgggaagcctgcttcgccctctcccgctccccctgcttgtgttccctctctcactatatctctctctatcaaataaataaatacaaatatttaaaaaacaaaaactcatgtCAAGTGAGGAAATACCACATTCTTCACAGACTGGATAAAAGGTGGTAAGGGACAAGGGCCATGTCAAAGGGACATCAGCCTACGTCCTCCAAGAGAAGTGGGACTCGTGACTTTTCAGGGCAGCCCAGACTGTCAGGGGACATTGTGGTGAGAAAGTTCTCCCTCACGCCAAGGCACCAGTGGTTTTCTTGACTCCGGCAGGGGATGCTGAGGACAAGTCAGTCCTTTGACTGAATCCATAAGGACTTGTCTCCAAGTAGCCTCTTCTTCAGGTTAAACAGTCTGTTCTCATGTAATCCCCCTTATTATCTCTGTGACATTCTGTTAAACATGCCCCCAAAATGCTTAGCTCAGGAGAGCACATAGTGGGCAGCACAGAGATCAAGAATGCAGATTCAAAAGCCTGGTCTATATTTCGGCTCTTGGGGAAATTACTTAGCCTCCCTATGTCTCATCATCTATACAGTGGGAATACTAACAGCAAGGTGAGATTCTTGTGAGAACTGattaatttatacatataaagtgCTTTGAACAATGATGAAAATCCATATATACTCAATATTGTAGTTATTGTCTTTGTGGAAACACAAAACAGAGAGAACTGAAGCCCCATAATGGAAGCTAATTTGCCTGGGCACACAGGAGGAGCTCCACAAATTCTCTGTGACTGACTCACTGCTTGGTTCCAAGGGTAATGGGCCCTAGGGGCAAAATTACAAAATAGTAGTAATTCAATTTGCTCACTTCAACCACTGTTTTTTTGCAGACCTATGTGTTGGTTGCTAAGCTAGATCCTAAGGACACAAACATAAATTAGGTACAGCCCTGCCCTCAAAAAAATGTATGGTCAAGTAGGAGAAACACCAGTAGGTACAACATGGTGTGCCAAGGATGGTAACAGATATGTGCCCAAAAGACAGCCTTCCTGACTTATTTTCCCAGTTTCTTCAGGAGGTTAATTCTGCCTTGGGAGGAGAGGGATGACTTCACAAAAGTGACATAAGATTGGGcataaaatgaacaaacaggAACTTGCCAGAACAAGAGGGTGAAAGACATTGTAGCTGTTTATCTCCAAGATGGCCACCATCACTTCCCACCCTCTCTGTACAGTCAAGGGAATC
This genomic window contains:
- the KANK4 gene encoding KN motif and ankyrin repeat domain-containing protein 4 isoform X1 — translated: MEKTDAKDQSSSQGDEEKGPPKSHPYSVETPYGFHLDLDFLKYVDDIEKGNTIRRIPIHRRAKQAKFSTLPRNFSLPDSRARPHAALPHQNWSPVVPKKVSLGTEERAQSLPPGEHPQASTSGSEVSYHRKALLAETARHLEAVAPREAEPAPGSGRPQLLRASSMPATLLQNRASEDSSLNSGPPTPPALPPLQGEGSVCDGAFGPADGFAGFQNSTPRATTQPKVREFGDVVPGIPELVQEGTEPPEDEEEEEAPNPLSLPSPPVLSQDALVVLEDEEDEHKTRETEVVVTPGSPTPSPPPLPSPIPENEFPLEEIELNISEIPPPPPVEIDVRSIGIRVTEASLGLPAVDPQSISSLKQRLSALEGELSGRTEELAQVRAALQQQEEEIKARGQRIQELEHTVARLAEKLSHENTRDIRGHADATVNTDPLHRLLPRESCDKSIEVNLVGSTGSESWRARGQENGLLGGQASHKRGDRSPAEFVPPPQLSLPQGPEVVLAPSLPSCLSTELRIEEAGPEQEGSPQVGAEGLGGGAGHASWSSDRKTPPAAGREETSSELPGKEHLGRPPSSPTDATIGQYVKKIQELLQEQWSCLEHGYPELASAIKQPASKLSSIQSQLLSSLNLLLSAYSAHAPPQREPPAPSASPPMEISPSTSLKSIMKKKDYGFRAGGNGTKKNLQFVGVNGGYETTSSEETSGEDSSPEDVSDSEAEKKYDGPEHRRGKEAHPACKAGLSILEGASTTGQESGPGEEVPHPKAERYKPSEEFLNACRALSQHLPETGATTNQLLRQSLNTLRQEWFRVSSRKSSSPAVVAAYLRGVRPHSPHFLQLLVNLADGNGNTALHYSVSHSNFSVVKLLLETGVCNVDHPNRAGYTAVMITPLASAETDEDMAVVWKLLREGNVNIQATQGGQTALMLGVSHDREDMVQALLSCQADVNLQDHEGSSALMLACHHGNADMVRLLLAHPACDSTLTDKAGRTALSIVLKSPAHVEIAGLLRAHTEQGRSLGP